In one window of Tumebacillus algifaecis DNA:
- a CDS encoding glycoside hydrolase family 15 protein, producing the protein MPRSLVIGNGHMFIGFDARTNMRDLYYPYVGQLNHIGGNRNSLGVYVDGQFTWCDEPDWVITNSYRSGTLVTDVLAHNERLGVELYIEDAVHFQKNAYLKKVRVRNTQDREREIRVFFTHDYSIDETEIGDTAVYDPVQNAVYHYKRNRYLLINGFTHLGGLFEYSTGIKRFQSLQGTWKDAEDGTLEGNPIAQGSVDSTVSFKMFVPGGGQETLYYWICVGRTFPEVKELNGWVLQRSPAQLFSEIDAYWREWLRQAEQEFGDLDQDVIDQYQLSLMLVQTLSDANGAIIAANDTDILQYNRDHYSYMWPRDGALIAHAMSEAGYERIANRFFRFCEDSLTAGGFLLHKYNPDGSVGSSWHPYLQGNEPQLPIQEDETGLVIWALWEHYQRYGDVEFAQSLYTTLIEPAGDFLAEYQYEHLGLPLESYDLWEERRGIFTFTVSTVIAGLRAVRNFAQVFGDPKRALKMQQTAERLLEGLDRYLYDPTIGRFLRGVYLGENGEIIKDKTLESSLCGLFQFDILSPDDPRLQATMERVWAGLRVKTEIGGVARYTDDQYFKKSDEIEKVPGNPWVICTLWQAAWEIERAETVEDLHKAKAWFDWALRHRIDSGVLPEQLHPFDGTPLSVAPLTWSHATFVQEVVRYGRRYKQLTNKALHHMQE; encoded by the coding sequence ATGCCACGCTCGCTGGTGATCGGCAATGGGCACATGTTTATCGGATTTGATGCTAGAACGAACATGCGCGACCTGTACTATCCGTATGTCGGACAGCTCAACCACATCGGAGGCAACCGCAATTCGCTCGGCGTCTATGTGGACGGACAATTCACTTGGTGTGACGAACCAGACTGGGTGATCACGAACTCGTATCGCTCCGGCACTTTGGTGACAGACGTGCTTGCGCATAATGAGCGACTGGGCGTGGAGCTATACATCGAGGATGCTGTACATTTTCAGAAAAACGCCTATTTAAAAAAAGTTCGGGTGCGCAACACACAGGATCGCGAGCGCGAAATACGCGTTTTTTTCACGCATGACTATAGCATCGATGAGACGGAGATCGGAGATACGGCCGTCTATGATCCGGTGCAAAACGCGGTCTATCACTACAAGCGCAATCGCTATCTGTTGATCAACGGTTTTACCCATCTGGGCGGGCTGTTCGAATATTCGACCGGGATCAAGCGTTTTCAATCGTTGCAGGGGACATGGAAGGATGCGGAGGACGGGACGCTGGAAGGAAACCCGATCGCACAAGGCTCGGTGGACAGTACGGTCTCGTTTAAGATGTTTGTGCCAGGCGGTGGGCAAGAGACGCTGTATTACTGGATCTGTGTGGGGCGCACATTTCCCGAGGTCAAGGAATTAAACGGATGGGTGCTACAGCGCTCGCCTGCGCAACTTTTTTCGGAGATCGATGCGTATTGGCGGGAGTGGTTGCGGCAAGCGGAGCAGGAGTTTGGCGATCTCGACCAAGATGTGATCGACCAGTACCAGTTGTCACTGATGCTGGTGCAGACGCTGTCAGATGCGAACGGCGCGATCATCGCCGCCAATGATACGGACATTTTGCAGTACAACCGCGACCATTATTCCTACATGTGGCCGCGCGATGGAGCGCTGATCGCTCATGCGATGAGCGAGGCAGGGTATGAGCGGATCGCCAATCGCTTTTTCCGTTTCTGTGAAGACTCGCTGACGGCAGGTGGCTTTCTGCTGCACAAATACAATCCGGACGGTTCGGTCGGTTCATCGTGGCATCCCTACTTGCAAGGAAACGAGCCACAACTGCCGATTCAGGAGGATGAGACGGGACTTGTGATCTGGGCGCTGTGGGAGCATTACCAGCGCTATGGCGATGTGGAGTTCGCTCAGTCGCTGTACACGACGCTCATTGAGCCTGCGGGCGATTTTCTGGCGGAGTATCAGTATGAGCATCTGGGACTGCCGCTCGAAAGCTATGATTTGTGGGAAGAGCGGCGCGGCATCTTTACGTTTACAGTATCGACGGTGATCGCCGGGCTACGCGCGGTGCGCAATTTTGCTCAGGTATTTGGCGATCCCAAGCGAGCGCTGAAGATGCAACAGACTGCCGAACGATTGCTCGAAGGCTTGGATCGCTATTTGTACGATCCGACGATCGGACGTTTTTTGCGCGGGGTCTATCTAGGGGAAAACGGAGAGATCATCAAAGACAAGACACTGGAATCGAGCTTGTGCGGGCTGTTTCAATTTGACATTCTCTCGCCGGACGACCCGCGCTTGCAAGCGACGATGGAGCGGGTCTGGGCAGGTCTGCGCGTCAAAACGGAGATTGGTGGGGTGGCTCGCTACACGGACGATCAGTATTTTAAGAAGTCGGATGAGATCGAAAAAGTACCGGGCAATCCGTGGGTGATTTGTACACTGTGGCAGGCGGCATGGGAGATCGAACGAGCGGAGACGGTAGAAGATTTGCACAAGGCGAAAGCGTGGTTCGATTGGGCGCTCCGTCACCGGATCGACAGCGGAGTGCTTCCCGAGCAGTTGCATCCTTTCGACGGCACACCGCTTTCGGTAGCGCCACTGACTTGGTCGCACGCGACCTTCGTGCAGGAGGTCGTGCGATATGGGCGGCGCTATAAGCAACTGACTAACAAAGCGCTCCATCACATGCAGGAGTAG
- a CDS encoding sugar phosphate nucleotidyltransferase: protein MKAVILAGGKGSRLRPLTCNKPKPMVPLLGLPCMAYTIDLLRRSGVAEIAVTLQYMPDQIRDYFGDGSEHGVRMVYFEETSPLGTAGSVKNAQEFLDETFLVISGDALTDFHLLDALRVHREKEALATIILTRVESPLEFGVAITAEDGRIVRFLEKPSWGEVFSDTVNTGIYLFEKEVLDMIPEGQEFDFSKDLFHKLLQEGHDLYGYVADGYWSDIGNLAQYRQTQFDMLDGKVNCTIPGAQVAPQVWVGQDAQLAEGVTLEGPCYIGDDTTIESGAHIGPYTVLGVGNVVKTGASLKRSVLWDRDYIGEGVELRGATLCSRAKLQSHVACFEGSVIGDACSLGAKSVVKPQVKLWPGKSVQEGTTAHTSLIWGEKLEKSLFGLHGVQGIGNVEMTPDFAGRLAAALGATLPFGALIAISCDHDPFSSLIKGALTAGLHSAGVNTVGCGMATTPMMRYAVRSLKAHGGIHVRRYGPSTDDRVLIEMFDQNGLNIDKGLERKIENAYWQEDFRRANLTQIGRGEMWAGLQDAYLAELIKQVDADRIGRERFRVAIQADLHPWAKLVPALLERLSCQVEWIDTFEASQGELQNVVSTGGFHLGVRLDDNGEAIALITDRIQVIEADRLLALQTLLQLIAGSKKVAVPITAPTIVETLAAKFGAQAVRTKANRRALLEPQQDQPFPLQFDALYTLLKVLETLALSKLTLSELVASIPHFHMLRRDVPCPWEDKGRVMRLLIEEMKAETVELVDGIKVYKEGGWTLILPDSDEPLFRVFAQGVTEQRAEELAFFYAKKIHDFQKVSVRGRE, encoded by the coding sequence ATGAAAGCTGTCATTCTCGCGGGTGGGAAAGGAAGTAGGTTGAGGCCGTTGACCTGCAACAAACCAAAGCCGATGGTGCCTTTGCTCGGATTGCCTTGTATGGCCTATACGATCGACCTTTTGCGGCGAAGCGGCGTCGCGGAGATCGCGGTGACACTGCAATATATGCCCGATCAAATCCGCGACTATTTTGGCGATGGATCGGAGCACGGTGTGCGCATGGTCTATTTTGAAGAGACATCGCCGCTTGGCACAGCCGGGTCGGTCAAAAATGCGCAGGAATTTCTCGACGAGACGTTTCTCGTCATCTCTGGCGACGCGCTGACCGATTTTCATCTGCTCGATGCGTTGCGCGTCCATCGTGAAAAAGAGGCTTTGGCGACGATCATTTTGACCCGAGTCGAGTCCCCGCTGGAATTTGGCGTGGCGATCACCGCGGAAGACGGGCGAATTGTTCGCTTTCTTGAAAAACCGTCATGGGGGGAAGTGTTCTCCGATACGGTGAACACCGGGATCTACCTGTTTGAAAAAGAGGTGCTGGACATGATTCCGGAGGGACAGGAGTTCGATTTTTCCAAAGACCTGTTCCACAAACTTCTGCAAGAGGGGCATGACCTGTACGGCTATGTGGCCGATGGGTACTGGTCGGACATCGGCAATCTGGCGCAGTATCGCCAGACGCAGTTTGATATGCTCGACGGAAAGGTGAACTGTACGATTCCAGGTGCACAGGTTGCACCACAAGTGTGGGTCGGACAGGATGCACAACTGGCAGAAGGTGTTACGCTGGAAGGACCCTGCTATATCGGTGACGATACGACGATCGAATCGGGCGCGCACATCGGCCCCTATACGGTGCTCGGTGTTGGCAACGTGGTGAAGACAGGTGCGTCGCTGAAGCGCTCGGTGTTGTGGGATAGGGATTACATTGGCGAGGGAGTCGAACTGCGCGGGGCCACGTTGTGCTCACGAGCCAAGCTACAAAGCCATGTTGCCTGTTTCGAAGGATCGGTGATCGGGGACGCCTGCTCGCTTGGCGCCAAATCGGTCGTCAAGCCACAGGTCAAGCTGTGGCCGGGCAAAAGCGTACAGGAAGGCACGACGGCGCACACCTCGCTGATCTGGGGCGAAAAGTTGGAGAAAAGCCTGTTTGGCTTACATGGCGTGCAAGGGATTGGCAATGTGGAGATGACGCCCGATTTTGCGGGACGATTGGCGGCCGCGCTTGGTGCGACCTTGCCGTTTGGCGCACTGATCGCGATCTCGTGTGACCACGACCCGTTTTCCAGTCTGATCAAAGGCGCCCTGACGGCAGGTCTGCATTCGGCTGGGGTGAACACGGTGGGCTGTGGGATGGCGACGACGCCGATGATGCGCTATGCGGTGCGGTCGCTCAAAGCGCATGGAGGGATCCATGTCAGACGCTATGGGCCATCGACCGATGATCGCGTGTTGATCGAGATGTTCGACCAAAACGGATTGAACATCGACAAAGGCCTGGAGCGCAAAATTGAGAACGCCTATTGGCAGGAAGATTTTCGCCGGGCCAACCTGACGCAGATCGGGCGCGGTGAGATGTGGGCAGGACTGCAAGATGCTTATCTTGCCGAACTGATCAAGCAGGTCGATGCTGATCGGATAGGGCGAGAGCGGTTTCGCGTGGCGATACAGGCTGACTTGCATCCTTGGGCTAAGCTCGTGCCCGCTCTGTTGGAGCGGTTGAGTTGCCAAGTTGAGTGGATCGACACTTTCGAAGCGTCGCAGGGAGAACTGCAAAACGTCGTATCCACAGGCGGCTTCCACCTAGGCGTGCGCCTGGACGACAACGGCGAAGCGATCGCGTTGATCACCGACCGCATTCAAGTGATCGAAGCGGATCGATTGCTTGCTCTGCAAACGTTGCTACAACTGATCGCCGGCAGTAAGAAGGTGGCGGTGCCAATCACGGCCCCGACCATCGTCGAGACGCTCGCCGCAAAATTTGGCGCTCAGGCTGTGCGGACGAAAGCGAATCGGCGCGCTTTGCTGGAGCCACAGCAAGATCAACCGTTCCCGCTCCAGTTCGATGCGCTCTACACGCTGCTCAAAGTGCTTGAGACGCTCGCTTTGAGCAAATTGACGCTGTCCGAACTGGTCGCGTCGATTCCGCATTTTCATATGCTCCGTCGCGATGTGCCTTGCCCGTGGGAGGACAAAGGCCGAGTGATGCGCCTGCTGATCGAGGAGATGAAAGCGGAGACGGTGGAACTGGTCGATGGGATCAAAGTGTACAAAGAAGGGGGCTGGACCTTGATTTTGCCCGATTCGGATGAGCCGTTGTTTCGAGTGTTCGCGCAAGGCGTGACCGAACAGCGCGCTGAAGAGTTGGCCTTTTTTTATGCGAAAAAGATTCATGACTTTCAAAAGGTAAGCGTAAGGGGGCGGGAGTAA
- a CDS encoding helix-turn-helix domain-containing protein gives MSLGQKIRELRIVKGLTQSDLGSGLVTPSMISQIESDKANPSYKVLEAIAEKLETPLEFFLTDIQTQLEQTSAHKVAKALLSSHNFERAVGLLESLLQKPSSNLNIVEVMSDLGECYLNLERYDEAVAQFDKVLEIAKSKENPTAALQALNKLGVIEQRRQKYHLAIYHWRTAFEQFDLLLQPEPFLQSQVLTNLGTIHYQLGEFQEALSYYETAYQFLAKSSHFEQIGFTYIGLGLSYKRMKEYEKASEYSQYAIAIFESLKNIKLSIDVKKNYGILKSEEGQIETARELFLACIEEYEKHNYMLDAASVLGEIARLYLKEQRLDECKLTCQKALATMPATTIEAAPILRTLAVAEDLLGHRERAIQATERAIAIFSNNQLLSELAETYSLLADLYQKADNFVKANECLLNMKNALNENLKERGIIL, from the coding sequence ATGTCTTTAGGGCAGAAAATTCGCGAACTTCGCATAGTGAAAGGACTGACGCAAAGTGATCTCGGTTCGGGGCTGGTCACCCCCAGCATGATCTCCCAAATCGAGTCAGATAAAGCCAATCCGTCTTACAAAGTGCTCGAAGCAATAGCAGAGAAATTGGAGACGCCACTCGAATTTTTTCTAACCGACATCCAAACACAACTTGAGCAGACCAGCGCCCATAAAGTAGCCAAAGCGCTACTTTCCTCCCACAACTTCGAACGAGCCGTCGGTCTGTTAGAGTCCTTGTTGCAAAAACCTTCCTCCAACTTGAACATCGTCGAAGTCATGTCCGACCTTGGCGAATGCTACTTGAATTTAGAGCGATACGATGAGGCGGTCGCACAGTTCGACAAAGTGCTGGAGATCGCCAAAAGCAAGGAGAACCCGACAGCGGCGCTACAAGCTTTAAATAAACTGGGAGTGATCGAACAGCGTCGCCAGAAGTACCATCTGGCGATCTACCACTGGCGCACAGCTTTTGAGCAGTTCGATCTGCTGTTGCAGCCGGAGCCGTTCTTGCAGTCGCAGGTGCTGACCAATCTGGGGACAATTCATTATCAATTGGGGGAATTCCAAGAAGCGCTCAGCTACTATGAAACCGCCTATCAGTTTCTGGCAAAGAGCAGCCACTTTGAACAGATCGGCTTTACCTACATCGGCCTCGGGCTTTCGTACAAACGAATGAAAGAATATGAAAAAGCATCCGAGTATTCACAATATGCGATCGCGATCTTTGAATCGCTGAAAAATATCAAGCTTTCGATCGATGTGAAGAAAAACTACGGCATTCTCAAAAGTGAAGAAGGACAGATCGAAACAGCCCGCGAGCTGTTTTTGGCATGCATCGAAGAGTATGAAAAACATAATTACATGCTCGATGCGGCTTCCGTACTTGGCGAGATTGCCCGCTTATATTTGAAAGAGCAACGTCTTGACGAATGTAAACTGACTTGTCAAAAAGCGCTGGCAACGATGCCTGCGACCACGATAGAAGCAGCCCCGATCCTGCGCACGCTCGCCGTTGCCGAAGATCTGCTCGGCCACCGAGAGCGAGCGATCCAAGCGACGGAGCGCGCCATCGCGATCTTCTCGAACAACCAATTGCTCAGCGAACTGGCAGAAACCTACTCCCTGCTCGCCGATCTCTACCAGAAGGCTGACAATTTCGTCAAAGCGAATGAGTGCCTGTTGAACATGAAAAACGCGCTGAATGAAAACTTGAAAGAGCGGGGCATCATTTTGTAA
- a CDS encoding S-layer homology domain-containing protein: protein MSLPLKSLSVFTAACLLLAGTSPLQPQPVSAQTAEQAAELSEADAVLKARSLLKLSERDVQLELAELHEFDVFSDLPARKVWLLTFMQEEKSIYVALDAKTEELIVYHASAPEPAEEVSFHSPKAARQAAVQFLQATAPHEFEQTVEANGDYAWGYEYEFTFVRTVNGLPVHDQGLSVSVAWDGSVVSYLKSWEPSMQFPRADGVISEDKARQIFLDNLQMHLEYSSHYEGRPELMYRPYFTDRFAIDANSGDLVNEPLFFWPANVPPNIEPLVKSGPTAPPQLTTELSHEQALSIVDELDLLPASATYIPAEYAEYEDGEWFLKYESKDGEQEQSIVTHMIRLNASTAELVEYYQYASSAESGAESEEEEASDTEQPDLNLIESERLLELAVSYAKTLFPHRTGALALQTNRDSTMFEFLYLVNGLPASDTSLQLTLHPETGRVLEVMQYFSEAQSYSSAQPVLTATEAKLHYSKLPLLLYYGYEENEAGERIGKPSLRYRFAQNTPEYVYVNAQNGALVGLMSKNGARLAADIPGHWAEAALTRFAEQGLLPSDQLYVHPDAPIQRSTLIELLIGHLQPNAFTDQTEWYADVTTDHPNFFAINAAAHLGWIAKDKNFRPDDLITREELAVLISKAAGLDAKAHQQDVLPYADRNRIASWSYGAVALSDKQGWMRGYDNRFRPQDHLTLAEAVSVLYKLDHE, encoded by the coding sequence ATGTCCCTTCCCCTGAAGAGTCTGTCTGTTTTCACCGCCGCCTGCCTGCTCTTAGCCGGTACGTCTCCGCTCCAACCTCAGCCAGTCAGCGCGCAAACGGCTGAGCAAGCGGCTGAACTGAGCGAAGCGGATGCCGTCCTGAAAGCGCGCTCCCTGTTGAAACTGTCCGAGCGGGATGTCCAATTGGAGTTGGCCGAGTTGCATGAGTTTGACGTCTTCTCCGATCTGCCTGCACGGAAAGTCTGGTTGCTCACCTTCATGCAGGAGGAAAAGTCGATCTACGTCGCGCTCGATGCGAAGACCGAGGAATTGATCGTTTATCATGCATCGGCACCTGAGCCTGCGGAGGAGGTATCTTTCCATTCGCCCAAGGCTGCGCGTCAAGCTGCCGTTCAATTTTTGCAAGCTACAGCACCGCACGAATTCGAGCAGACGGTTGAAGCAAACGGAGACTACGCTTGGGGCTATGAATACGAATTTACGTTTGTCCGGACGGTGAACGGCCTTCCCGTTCATGATCAGGGCCTGTCCGTTTCGGTCGCTTGGGATGGTTCGGTCGTTTCCTATCTAAAAAGTTGGGAACCCAGCATGCAATTTCCGCGTGCAGACGGTGTGATCTCCGAAGACAAAGCGCGTCAGATCTTTCTCGACAATCTCCAAATGCACTTGGAATACAGCAGCCATTATGAAGGCCGCCCGGAACTGATGTACCGCCCATACTTTACCGATCGTTTTGCCATCGACGCCAACAGTGGTGACCTAGTGAATGAACCGCTGTTCTTTTGGCCAGCCAACGTGCCTCCGAACATCGAACCGCTGGTCAAGAGCGGCCCGACAGCACCACCGCAGCTCACAACAGAACTGAGCCACGAACAGGCGCTGTCGATCGTAGACGAACTCGACTTGCTTCCGGCCAGCGCTACCTACATCCCAGCAGAATATGCGGAGTACGAGGATGGCGAGTGGTTCCTCAAATACGAATCAAAAGATGGCGAGCAAGAGCAATCGATCGTCACCCACATGATCCGTTTGAACGCCTCCACCGCAGAATTGGTCGAATATTACCAGTATGCCTCCAGCGCTGAATCTGGTGCTGAATCGGAAGAGGAAGAAGCAAGCGACACGGAGCAGCCCGACCTCAACCTGATCGAGTCAGAACGCCTGCTCGAACTGGCTGTCAGCTATGCCAAAACGCTTTTTCCGCACCGCACAGGTGCGCTGGCCTTGCAAACGAATCGCGATTCTACGATGTTCGAGTTCCTCTATCTCGTCAATGGATTGCCCGCTTCTGACACCTCTTTACAACTGACTTTGCACCCTGAAACCGGGCGCGTGCTCGAAGTGATGCAATACTTCTCCGAAGCGCAGTCCTATTCTTCGGCACAGCCAGTTCTGACAGCCACAGAAGCTAAACTTCACTATTCGAAACTGCCGCTTCTGCTCTATTATGGATACGAAGAAAACGAAGCTGGAGAGCGAATTGGCAAGCCCAGCCTGCGCTATCGCTTTGCACAGAATACGCCTGAGTACGTCTATGTCAATGCGCAAAATGGTGCTCTGGTCGGGCTGATGAGCAAAAATGGCGCCCGCCTCGCTGCCGATATTCCAGGCCATTGGGCGGAAGCGGCGTTGACTCGGTTTGCAGAACAAGGACTGCTTCCAAGCGATCAGCTGTACGTCCATCCCGATGCACCCATTCAGCGCAGCACCCTGATCGAACTGCTGATCGGTCATCTGCAACCAAACGCCTTCACCGATCAGACCGAGTGGTATGCGGATGTGACCACCGATCATCCCAACTTCTTTGCGATCAACGCAGCCGCACATCTCGGCTGGATTGCCAAGGACAAGAATTTCCGCCCCGACGATCTCATCACGCGCGAAGAGTTGGCCGTCCTGATCAGCAAAGCGGCCGGTCTCGATGCCAAAGCGCATCAACAGGACGTTCTGCCCTATGCTGATCGTAACCGCATCGCTTCCTGGTCTTACGGAGCGGTCGCGCTCAGTGACAAACAGGGCTGGATGCGAGGCTACGACAATCGCTTCCGTCCACAAGATCACCTCACCCTCGCTGAAGCGGTGAGCGTTCTCTACAAGTTGGACCATGAATAA
- a CDS encoding DUF3905 domain-containing protein, which produces MEKDKAILRRAQATNRRTIDNDATKAPWRNTALDNWSRDVDPAIMSGDQYVDNDHDLGTTRRENLELQNGTWSPVAAPFMHPTHDASMRNGEDE; this is translated from the coding sequence ATGGAGAAGGATAAGGCAATCTTGCGACGCGCCCAGGCGACCAATCGCCGCACGATCGATAATGATGCAACCAAAGCACCGTGGCGAAATACTGCGCTCGACAATTGGAGCCGTGATGTCGATCCTGCGATCATGTCCGGGGATCAATATGTCGATAACGATCATGACCTTGGCACAACGCGCCGTGAGAATCTCGAACTGCAAAATGGGACGTGGAGCCCTGTGGCGGCGCCCTTTATGCATCCGACGCACGATGCGTCGATGCGCAACGGGGAAGATGAGTAG
- a CDS encoding PIG-L deacetylase family protein, whose amino-acid sequence MRNMPIMRCLAPLLVLTGSLYLLDLPGLAAPPQTPLPAHPQKRLLVIAPHPDDESLAGVALIQKTLREGGIVQIAVMTNGDGFRRAAAKRFRVSHPQASDLYRLGLVRQAEELDAIKRIGLQEQQVLFLGYPDAGLRHLWSTHWSRQTPYAGLNGYRQVPYPRSYSKGSPYSGQAVTDDLRRILTEFHPTDLLYPDPHDVHGDHWATSAFTQYALAGLPIQPNEWTYLIHYPQFPKPRRYRPYRSLRPPDRLQDVGIRWHHLPLQNEEIEQKRSAIFAHRSQVDVMKNLLSSFIRKNDLIGDSTIPELLDVGKQVELVDPMGDQSGEDAVDIRKVTFARTAEQLRIRIDLTRAITAQHRFTVRLRLPDAEAEDPSQIEVKFEHQKLSLSNYPELKGQIDQSITWHSHHNQLLLQIPIYPFQKNHSLLTETEVNLGKSVDRTAWQRLYL is encoded by the coding sequence ATGCGCAACATGCCAATCATGCGCTGCTTGGCACCACTGCTCGTCTTGACGGGCTCCCTTTATCTGCTCGATCTGCCCGGACTTGCCGCACCACCGCAGACCCCGCTCCCAGCGCACCCACAAAAGCGTCTGCTTGTGATCGCCCCCCATCCTGATGACGAGTCGCTGGCGGGCGTTGCTCTGATCCAAAAAACGCTACGAGAAGGCGGTATCGTGCAAATCGCCGTCATGACCAATGGCGATGGATTTCGCCGCGCTGCTGCGAAACGCTTTCGCGTCTCCCACCCCCAAGCGTCCGATCTGTATCGACTGGGGCTGGTTCGTCAAGCGGAGGAATTGGATGCGATCAAGCGGATCGGGTTACAGGAGCAGCAGGTTTTGTTTCTCGGCTATCCTGATGCCGGGTTGCGACACCTGTGGAGCACACATTGGAGCAGGCAGACGCCTTATGCTGGGCTAAACGGGTACAGACAGGTGCCGTATCCACGCTCCTACAGTAAAGGAAGTCCCTACAGCGGCCAAGCGGTGACAGATGACTTGCGGCGCATCTTGACCGAGTTCCATCCGACCGACCTGCTCTACCCTGACCCGCACGACGTGCACGGCGACCACTGGGCGACATCCGCCTTCACCCAATATGCGCTGGCCGGACTGCCCATCCAGCCAAACGAGTGGACCTACCTGATCCACTACCCCCAGTTTCCCAAGCCGCGGCGCTACCGTCCGTACCGCTCGTTGCGCCCACCGGACCGATTGCAAGATGTCGGCATCCGCTGGCATCATCTACCGCTCCAGAATGAGGAAATCGAGCAGAAGCGCTCCGCCATCTTCGCCCACCGCTCGCAGGTCGATGTGATGAAAAACCTGCTCAGCTCTTTCATCCGCAAAAACGATTTGATCGGAGACTCGACAATTCCGGAGCTGCTCGATGTGGGCAAACAGGTTGAACTTGTCGATCCGATGGGCGACCAATCGGGGGAGGATGCGGTTGACATTCGTAAAGTGACGTTCGCTCGCACCGCCGAGCAATTGCGAATCCGCATCGATCTAACTCGGGCGATAACGGCTCAACACCGCTTCACCGTTCGCTTGCGCCTGCCCGATGCCGAAGCGGAAGATCCGTCTCAAATCGAAGTTAAATTCGAACATCAGAAATTAAGCCTTAGCAATTATCCCGAGTTAAAGGGTCAGATTGATCAGAGTATCACTTGGCACAGTCATCACAACCAACTTCTGCTCCAAATCCCAATCTACCCCTTCCAAAAGAATCATAGCCTGCTGACAGAAACGGAAGTAAACCTCGGGAAGTCGGTAGATCGCACCGCTTGGCAACGCCTTTATTTATAA
- a CDS encoding M23 family metallopeptidase, with protein sequence MIRKRTRLFAGLLLSLALLPVPGAGAVQEDPTAEQTLELATSAQLQDEMPVLHHVEKVTKVPWYYLAAVNQYEMGIHWKKNKDIPNKSAIQIEVPTEKWSGPVNPKQEDNNPVTIKIFGGMGLDGNKDKAADRTNPEDALFAMAKWLGADGTHEEAIRRKIWDYYQDGIVVDRITGYARIFREAGTTDIHGNSFPIPKRYNYSYRSTWGDPRGWGGRRIHEGCDIFANQGTPVLSTATGVVEVIGWNRFGGWRIGIRDLNNIYHYYAHLAGFDKGIKRGSIVKPGQVIGYVGASGYGRPGTSGKFPPHLHYGMYRDTGAREWAFDPTPHLRKWEREMRKKKR encoded by the coding sequence ATGATCAGAAAGCGAACCCGATTGTTCGCAGGATTGCTACTGTCGCTTGCTCTGCTCCCCGTGCCGGGAGCAGGCGCTGTCCAGGAAGACCCGACGGCTGAACAGACATTGGAACTCGCAACGTCCGCCCAATTACAAGATGAAATGCCTGTGCTTCATCATGTGGAAAAAGTGACGAAGGTACCCTGGTACTACCTCGCTGCGGTCAACCAGTACGAAATGGGAATTCATTGGAAGAAAAACAAAGACATCCCGAACAAATCTGCCATTCAAATTGAGGTCCCGACCGAAAAATGGAGCGGGCCGGTCAATCCGAAGCAGGAAGACAACAACCCGGTGACGATCAAAATTTTCGGCGGGATGGGTTTGGATGGCAACAAAGACAAAGCGGCCGACCGCACCAACCCGGAAGATGCGCTGTTTGCCATGGCCAAATGGCTGGGGGCAGATGGCACCCATGAAGAGGCGATCCGTCGCAAAATCTGGGACTATTACCAAGACGGCATCGTCGTGGACCGAATCACAGGCTATGCTCGCATCTTCCGTGAAGCTGGCACCACCGATATTCATGGCAATTCGTTTCCGATTCCTAAGCGCTACAACTACTCCTACCGCTCAACATGGGGCGATCCGCGCGGTTGGGGTGGACGGCGGATTCATGAAGGCTGTGACATCTTTGCCAACCAAGGCACCCCGGTGCTGTCCACCGCCACAGGTGTTGTGGAGGTGATCGGCTGGAACCGTTTCGGCGGCTGGCGCATCGGCATCCGCGATCTGAACAACATCTATCATTACTATGCACACCTCGCCGGTTTTGACAAAGGGATCAAACGCGGTTCGATCGTGAAGCCGGGCCAAGTGATCGGCTATGTCGGCGCCAGCGGATACGGTCGTCCTGGCACGTCGGGCAAATTCCCTCCGCATCTGCATTACGGGATGTACCGTGATACCGGGGCCCGCGAGTGGGCGTTCGACCCGACGCCGCACCTGCGCAAATGGGAGCGCGAAATGCGCAAGAAGAAACGGTGA